The genomic DNA CCGGTCTTCCCGCTGCCGCTGGGCGACTTCTCGCTGACCAACACCGGCGACGTGATGACCGTGCAGTTGCTCGACGCCCAGCAGTCGCACGCGTTCGAAGCGGCCTGCATGGATGCCGGTGCCCGCTACAGCGGCGGGGTGATCGCGTGCGCGGCCATCGCCGAGGCCGAGCTGACCGGCACCGACACCTACCACATCATCACGCCGACCACGACGCGCAACGGTCAGTCGGAGTTCATGACCACCGGGTGGTTCACCGGCCTGGTGCCGATGAGCGTGCCGGTGGGGTCGTTCGCCGAGACCGCCCGCGCCGGTCAGCAGGCCTTCGACGCGGGGATGCCGCTCAAGGACGTCCCGCACGACCGGGTATTCGAACTCGCCGAGGGCACCGATCTGGGGCTGCGGACGCCGGGCCCAGGGGTGCCGATGCTGTCCTACCTCGACGCCGGTCTGCCGCCGCTGTCGCCTGCCGTCATCGCGCAGTGGGAAGCCATGAACGGCAAGGTCTTCAGCGATGCCCGCGCGGCCTACCAGGTGGGGATGTACGTCAACCGTTCGGCCACCGAGACGGCGCTGACGGTCACCTTCCCCAACAACCCGGTGGCGCGGGAGTCGGTGCTGCGCTACGTGGCGGCCATGAAGGCGGTCTACGTCCGGGTGGCCGAAGGTCGTGAGGTCCCCAGCCCCAGTGGCCGACCGGAATTGACGCGCGTCGTCGGCGGCTGACGCCGGTGCTGCAGGACAACCGCCTCCATCACATCGATCAGGCGCTCTACCTCGGGCTGCGCGCCACCGGCCAGGCCGCGGTCTGCCAATGCCTCTGGATCTATGAACACGACGTCGACGTCGAGGGCCTCACGAGGTTCCATCAGCAGTTCGGGCACGGTCTCGCCGGCCGCCGCATCGAACCCTCGCCGCTGCCGTTCGGCCGGCACCGCTGGGTGGCCTGCCCGGGTCCGCAGGCCGACATCCGTTTCGAAGAGGGGGTGCGCCCCCGCGACGAGCTGATGGAGTGGGCCGACGAACACGCCTGCCTGCCGGTCGACCCCGAATGGGGCCCGGTCTGGCACATGGGTGTGCAGCGCTTCGACGACGGGTCCACCGCGGTGAGCCTGGTCGGATCGCACTGTGTCGGCGACGGCGGCGGTGCCTGCCTGACCGTCTTCGAGGCCGTCACCGGCAACACCCGCGACCTCGGCTATCCGGCGCCCCGCTCCCGCACCCGGCGTCAGGCGCTGCGTGCCGACGCCCGCGACACCCTGCGCGACCTGCCCGAGGTGGGTCGCACCCTGGTCAACGCGGCCAAGCTGGCGGTGAAGCGCCGCGGTGAGCTCACCAAGTCCGGCGGTCCGAAGGAGGCCGACAGCCTGGGCCCGGCCGGCGATCAGCACGTCCGGGTGCCCGCGGTGGCGGTCTACGTCGACGGTGCCGCCTGGGACGCCCGCGCCGCCGAGCTCGGCGGCAACAGCTACTCGTTGGTGGCGGGCATCGCTGCGCGGCTGGGGGAGCGGATGGGCCGGCGCAGCACCGTCGACGGCACGGTGCCCCTGACGGTGCCCATCAACGACCGCACGCTGGAAGACACCCGGGCCAATGCCGTGGTGCTGGCGAACGTCCGGGTGGATCCCACCAACGCCGCCACCGACCTCTCGGGGGCCCGGGCAGCGTTGAAGGAGGGTCTCAAGACCGCCAAGGACACCCCCGACGAGACGCTGGCCCTGCTGCCGCTGACGCCGTTCCTGCCGAAACGCGCGGTGCGCAGGACCGCGGATCTGGCGTTCGGGTTCAGCTCCGACCTCCCGGTGTTCTGCTCGAACATGGGGCAGTTGCCCGCCGAGATCGGTCGGGTCGACGG from Mycolicibacterium tokaiense includes the following:
- a CDS encoding condensation domain-containing protein, whose amino-acid sequence is MVAIKAIHDWMGEPGTVVSWHPSPATLKKVEQAPVSDVPVSYQQAQHIRGYRSHVAAGTDMARLNIPAWDIPGQCDLRAMTHVINSYVRRHDTYHSWFELPEGSDEVIRHTVANPKDIKLVPTDHGEMTPAQWREHVLATPDPLTWDCFHFGIIQRDDHFTFYISVDHVHTDAMFMGLVLVEIHMMYLALVDGAAPLQLPPAGSYADFCHRQAAYTAALTLDTPEVRGWVEFFQRNDGTMPVFPLPLGDFSLTNTGDVMTVQLLDAQQSHAFEAACMDAGARYSGGVIACAAIAEAELTGTDTYHIITPTTTRNGQSEFMTTGWFTGLVPMSVPVGSFAETARAGQQAFDAGMPLKDVPHDRVFELAEGTDLGLRTPGPGVPMLSYLDAGLPPLSPAVIAQWEAMNGKVFSDARAAYQVGMYVNRSATETALTVTFPNNPVARESVLRYVAAMKAVYVRVAEGREVPSPSGRPELTRVVGG